Below is a window of Vibrio gazogenes DNA.
TTTTCGAGCCCTGATTGCATCTGAGTTTGGCTAATTTCCATGGTGTTCACGGCTTGATCGGCATGGTTTTGAATGACATTAATAGTTTTATTGATCTCATCGATAGAGTCTTGTGTTTTTTGCGCTAAGGAACGAATCTCGTTGGCAACCACAGCGAAACCCCGTCCGGCTTCACCTGCCCGGGCAGCTTCGATAGCGGCATTGAGTGCTAATAAATTGGTTTGCTCTGTAATATTGCGAATAACTTGAGAAATCATCTCAATGCCTGCACTGTCATTTTTCAGCGCTTGAGTCACGACAGATGCTTCAGAAATGGCGCCGGAAAGCGATTCTGTTTGGTTGAGCGATGTTTGGATCACCTCTTTGCTGTTGATCGCATGGTCTTTGACGTCTGCTGCACTTTGCGCGGCTGTCACCGTATGCTGAGCCACTTCGGCAAAGCTCGTTTGTAATTGCGACATCGCTGATGCAACCGTGCTGATCTCGCTTTTCTGTTGATCGAGACGCATTGTGGTATTCGCCATTCTTTCCAACATGATTTGGCTGGCATTCTCAACTGTCTGAGTATTTTGCTGCACACCCTCAGCCAATCGATAGATACCTTGTTGCATTTGGTCAAATGAATGAGCTGCGCGTCCTAATTCATCGTCAGCGAATTGTGTTAATGTTAAGCGAGTGCGCAAGTCCCCTTTTTCTACCGTATTCATTTGCTCAATCAGCACTTTCAATGGCTTATTGACCTTGCGCGTCAGTAAGACGCCGAAAACGACCAAAAACAGGAGCAAGATTGTTCCAACGATGGCCTCAACCACAATCGCACGTTCCATTGCTCTGGATTCTTCTTCTTTCATCTTTATGCCTTGCGCTAATAACTGCTGTTGTAAGTCACTCAGTGAATCGACAATGGTGTTAAAAGGCGCGAGCATCGGGCCTAGCATTTCTGCACGTGCTTTATCTATCTCTCCTTGGTCGATCAACGAAAGGTAGTGGTTTTGCATGTCACGATAAGCATTAATGCGGTTTTGTGCCGTTTTCATAAAGGATTTCATTTCTGCTGTATCTGCCACGGCACTAAAACGTTGCAACGATGCCGCGACTTTACGGTTGTTTTCATTGATGGTTTTTTGAATGTCCGCGTGAGCTCTTGCGCTGGTGGTTAGCCCGTAATCCAAGGCGAAACGACGGTAGGTGACCGTGTAGAAGCGCAAATCCGAAAGTACGGATTGCACCTGTAAGTTATGAGTGACCAGTGTATTGAAGTGATCGCGAACATTACTGATGACGACAATCAGGTAGATACCTACGGCAAATACCATGGTGATGGCGATGCCAAAGCCCCATTGCATGGCTCTGGCAATTGATATTCTTGATAACATGCCTATTTCTCCTCATAGACGGATAATGGAGGCGATTATCAAGAATTTGCTTTAATAAGTAAAACGGATTGTATAAATAATATTAATAGTTTCTGTCTATTGATGGTAGGGTGTGTGTCCTTGTAAGGTAGTTTTTGATCAAGCTGGAGCGTCCCAAACCTCAATTCAACATTTTACCTTTCCAGCCTCCGGCGCCGAAATATGACGCACAATGATGTTTTTTGATTTCAGCGGCAGCGGTGCTCTGTGCGCCAGTCACTCTTGCCAAGATGCAAGAGTGACCAGAAAATCTTGTTTGTTTGGCTTGGATGCATGTTGTCCAGAACCGGCTTTTACAGGCGTCCTGCCCGGAAAAGCCTAACCATTCTCCCGGAATGGTTTTCTTGGTTGGGTGGTTGATTTGAATGGGGTGAAACACTGAATCAATGAAGCCAAATTGATCGATGATCTCAGGGGGGAAAATTCAGGACGAATTTTCAGGATTGCTTGAGCAGGATGCGAATCAATCCGACCCTGATTACGTGCGCTGAACTCAAACCCTAGGCATTTTTGGGTACTTTTTCGGCCGTGAAAAAGTATCTGGGGCGCAGACGACCATATTGAGGGCATTGATCAAGCCGGAGCGTCCCAAACCTCAATTCAACATTTTACCTTTCCAGCCTCCGGCGCCGAAATATGACGCACAATGATGTTTCTTGATTTCAGCGGCAGTGGTGCTCTGTGCGCCAGTCACTCTTGCCAAGATGCAAGAGTGACCAGAAAATCTTGTTTGTTTGGCTTAGGGGCATGTTGTCCAGAACCGGCTTTTACAGGCGTCCTGCCCGTAAAAGCCTAACCATTCACCCGGAATGGTTTTCTTGGTTGGGTGGTTGATTTGAATGGGGTGAAACATTGAAACACTGAATCAATGAAGCCAAATTGATCGATGATCTCAGGGGGAAAAATCATGGACGATTTTTCAGGATTGCCTGAGCAGGATGCGAATCAATTCGACCCTGATTACGTGTGCCGAACTCAAACCCTAGGCATTTTGGGGTACTTTTTCGGCCGTGAAAAAGTACCTGGGGCGCAGACGAGCATATTGAGGGCATTGATCAAGCCGGAGCGTCCCAAACTTCAATTCAACATTTTACCTTTCCAGTCTTCGGCGCCGAAAGGGATGACAAGGTGTGTGTCCTTGTAAGGATATCCGGCGCCGAAAGGGATGACAGGGTGTGTGTCCTTGTAAGAATATGCTGACAGGAACCACAAAATGCAGCACTCAGGCTGCATTTTGTGGTTAGTCGAAAATTCAGTAATCAGACTCAAACGCTCCTAAATCAGGTGCGACGCCTTTATAACCATCACCGGCATAGATACCGGCATCAATTAAATCACTGCCTTGTTTCAGCAGGGCGTATTTGATTCTCGGGAGGGAACCATCCGCTTGACGCGGGTACATCAATTCACGTTCATCGAGACGACGAAAATCTTTTGATGTGATCGTAACGGGTAAGTTGAAATAGTTGTAGATCATATCGTTTTGGTTGCTGTTACCCAGATTGATGACTTCGTTGTGACCATCAAATCCTAAGTTATTCCGCATGTAATGTCCGTAGCCTTTCACATCGGTTCTGTTGTCATCAAGCGTCGATAACATATTGTAGTTTGCGCTTTGGTTACGAATCGCAGTGTTGTTGATCCAGTTCTGACCACCGATATGGTGATTGGCGTAAAAACCGGCAGAGCGGTTACGTACCGCTAAGTTGTAGCGAATGGTGTGGCGTGGAATGACACTGGGTGTTGCACTGCCGTTGCGGCCATAACCGCCTGCTTTGAAACCATTCCCATCACCCAATCTGGTGAAGTCTTGGCCATAACCATTGTAAAAAGCCCAACTATATTCAATGGTGACTGCCGCATCAGCATTGATGAGATCAAAACCGTCGTCACTATTAAACCAAGCACGTGAATGACTGATGACATTCCCGGTATAGGATGATGAAGTTGGGTGTACCCCAAAACCATCGACGTTACCATCCGAGTAATGGTTTAACCCACGGTTGTTGTATGCATCGACATTGAGGACGTAGTTGTTACTGCCGGCAACCAAGTACCAGCCAATGGCCATACCATCATGAATCGCTAAGTTCTCAAAGCGATTACCATTGCCTTTGTTGATCATAAATGCTTCGGATTGAGTGTGATGATCATCAATCGTGACCTGTACACCAACCACATCAAAGCCTTTAAATACGCAGTTATCCGCCCGGACCATAAAGGCCGTATTGCGATAATTAGCCGGTTTGACATTCGAGAAGTCGAAGACGGGTCGCTCGGAACCATAGTTAATATAGCGAATATTGTCTTTGGTGATATTGTTGACGATTGCGCGAACACTTTGGTGTTGGGTGATATTCGAATTGTTTAAATAATAAGTACCGCCTCGGATATAGACAGTATCACCGGCTGAAGCCGCCGCTTGTGCTGCCATAATGGTTTTTAATGGGGAAGAGAGTGTGCCGGCATGACTGTCGGAACCGTAAGGGGCAATATATAGGTTTTTAGCAAAACCCAGATGGCTTACGAGCATAAGCATCGATAGCGAGATGATTTTGAATTTCATAATTGATCCATGTGTTATTTGTTTCATATATAAAATATACGTATTAATCAATAAGATCGATCAATTAAGAAACGATGTTTCACTTTTCTGAATCATGGTCACTGTTGTGTCAAAATTAACGAACAACAGTGATATGAAGATAAAAATAGCGGTCTTAATCTGTTTCTGAAAACCCAGATCGTGCAGAAATTAGAATCGTCGCCCTGATTCACTGTTATTGAGCGCTCTACTATCTACTATACGATAATCGGTATGTAAGGTTTGATATCGACTTATTGCAACAAATGAAAATAGTTCTCACTACGATTGAACTAAGTTCACATCACGGCAAAAAAGGTATGACCCGTTATCAATAGTTAAATGAGAAATCATTGCAATAACATATATGTATTGATATGTTATAACATACCATTTAATGATAACTTACTCATTTTGTATGAAAAAAATATTGCTCGTCGTCGTGATTTGCATCATCGCTATCGCGGTATATCAACATCGTCAGTCTCAGGATCATACCCAACTCACCATTTCCGGGCCGTTTGAGTTTAACGGTACCGACCTTTCCAGAGATGGATTTCTTTACAGTCGTCTCGGCGTTACCGAATCTTTAACCCGCATTCTTCCTGATGGAACGGTGCAGCCATTATTGGCCGCCGACTGGACTCCTTCAGATGATGGCCTGACATGGCGTTTTCGCATTCGTTCTGATGTTCATTTTCATGATGGTGTAACGCTTGATGCTGAAGCAGTGCGGCAGAATTTGGCTTATGCACGCACGCAACCGGGTGTGATTCGGCAAATACCGGTTCAGTCGATTGCGGTTAACAATCATGAGTTAGTCATTCAGTTATCGCGTCCTTACAGCCCGTTATTGAGTGTGCTTGCACATTATAGTTTGGGAATGGTTTCTCCGGCGACGCTGGGTCAGGAAACGGATAAAGGACAGGCACCGTCAGCCGTGATTGGCACGGGTGCGTATGTGGTCTCTCTGGCTCAACCGCCGCATAAAATTGAAATCACGCAAAACCCGAATTACTGGGGGGAGCCTGCAAATATCCATTCAGTTAGTTATCTGGCAGGGCACCGTAGTGAAAGTCGGGCATTGTTAGTGCGCAGTGGCCAGGCGGATATCGCTTATTCGATTGATCCGATTAGCGAAGAGGGATTCAGTGAATCGAAAAAGGTTACCGTGCATTCATTCGCGTTACCCCGAACGGTATTACTGAAACTGAATCTTGCTCATCCGCAATTACGTCATCGGGCCGTTCGACAGGCGATTAGTCTGGCACTGGACCGTGAAGGGATGGCATCCACGGTGCTGCGTTTACCGGGGTCAGCGGCTTATCAGCTGTTTTCGCCTTCACAGTCAAACTGGCACGTCGATCATCTCAAACGTGAGCGTAATCTTCAGCAAGCTAAAACGCTGATGATACAACAAGGCTGGTCTTATGATGATGAGGGTTGGCTGGTGCGTGATGGTCAGCCGTTCGAGTTGACGTTAATTACTTATGCCAATCGTCCTGAACTACCTGTTTTGGCAACCAGTATCCAG
It encodes the following:
- a CDS encoding right-handed parallel beta-helix repeat-containing protein — translated: MKFKIISLSMLMLVSHLGFAKNLYIAPYGSDSHAGTLSSPLKTIMAAQAAASAGDTVYIRGGTYYLNNSNITQHQSVRAIVNNITKDNIRYINYGSERPVFDFSNVKPANYRNTAFMVRADNCVFKGFDVVGVQVTIDDHHTQSEAFMINKGNGNRFENLAIHDGMAIGWYLVAGSNNYVLNVDAYNNRGLNHYSDGNVDGFGVHPTSSSYTGNVISHSRAWFNSDDGFDLINADAAVTIEYSWAFYNGYGQDFTRLGDGNGFKAGGYGRNGSATPSVIPRHTIRYNLAVRNRSAGFYANHHIGGQNWINNTAIRNQSANYNMLSTLDDNRTDVKGYGHYMRNNLGFDGHNEVINLGNSNQNDMIYNYFNLPVTITSKDFRRLDERELMYPRQADGSLPRIKYALLKQGSDLIDAGIYAGDGYKGVAPDLGAFESDY
- a CDS encoding ABC transporter substrate-binding protein, yielding MKKILLVVVICIIAIAVYQHRQSQDHTQLTISGPFEFNGTDLSRDGFLYSRLGVTESLTRILPDGTVQPLLAADWTPSDDGLTWRFRIRSDVHFHDGVTLDAEAVRQNLAYARTQPGVIRQIPVQSIAVNNHELVIQLSRPYSPLLSVLAHYSLGMVSPATLGQETDKGQAPSAVIGTGAYVVSLAQPPHKIEITQNPNYWGEPANIHSVSYLAGHRSESRALLVRSGQADIAYSIDPISEEGFSESKKVTVHSFALPRTVLLKLNLAHPQLRHRAVRQAISLALDREGMASTVLRLPGSAAYQLFSPSQSNWHVDHLKRERNLQQAKTLMIQQGWSYDDEGWLVRDGQPFELTLITYANRPELPVLATSIQSQLALLGIRVEVSIDNASAIPAKHHDNTLDIALVARNFGTMGSPLPILYDDFSSPRGSDWGHMNWDSPEIRAILTQLLSESDPEVAHQLSQQVAQIMADELPVIPIAYSHQLIAVSQRVSGFSFDPYEIDYRLKEMKIND
- a CDS encoding methyl-accepting chemotaxis protein, which gives rise to MLSRISIARAMQWGFGIAITMVFAVGIYLIVVISNVRDHFNTLVTHNLQVQSVLSDLRFYTVTYRRFALDYGLTTSARAHADIQKTINENNRKVAASLQRFSAVADTAEMKSFMKTAQNRINAYRDMQNHYLSLIDQGEIDKARAEMLGPMLAPFNTIVDSLSDLQQQLLAQGIKMKEEESRAMERAIVVEAIVGTILLLFLVVFGVLLTRKVNKPLKVLIEQMNTVEKGDLRTRLTLTQFADDELGRAAHSFDQMQQGIYRLAEGVQQNTQTVENASQIMLERMANTTMRLDQQKSEISTVASAMSQLQTSFAEVAQHTVTAAQSAADVKDHAINSKEVIQTSLNQTESLSGAISEASVVTQALKNDSAGIEMISQVIRNITEQTNLLALNAAIEAARAGEAGRGFAVVANEIRSLAQKTQDSIDEINKTINVIQNHADQAVNTMEISQTQMQSGLEKARSSQESIGHVMTSATTIDGMSHMIAAATEQQVDVARELAHSINEIHQMSQDIYRSVHDTEKLSEDLKSTSQSLSEVSSRFQLN